The Candidatus Babeliales bacterium genomic sequence TGTCCTTTTAATTAAATTTAATCCACAATCATTGGTTATTGGTTTCTGGATTATGGTGTTCTCAAAAGCAGTTAACTATGCATTGAACCAACCAACATTAAAACAGCTTTATATTCCAACATCAAAAGATACCAAATACAAAGCACAAGCATGGATTGAAATGTTTGGTGGACGTCTGTCAAAAGGAAGCGGATCATACATTAATACGTTCCGTGCTCCATTGGTGGCTCATCACGGTCCAATTGATGGTGTTGCTCGATTCTTAATGTTTAGTTCATTAATTTCTTTTGGTTTGGTTGGTGTATGGTTGTTAGTTGCAATTTATGTTGCGGCAACCTATGACAAAGCGATCAAAGAAAAACGTATTGTATGTTGATATATGAATATATGAGCGAGTAAATAATAAAAAAGCCTTCTAATTGATCTTTTAGAAGGCTTTTTTGGGTAAAAAACAGTAAGATTGGACAGAAAGGTTTTGGTCAGAATGGGATCTAAAATTAAACAGATGGTGCGTGGGCTGTTTGATATTGAGCCGCAAGAGCGGATGAAGCTCTTTTTTTTATCACTTCTTTATTTTCTTGTTGTTGGAGCATATACCATAACGCGTGACCTTAAAAGTTCTATTTTTTTGGGAACGGTTGGAAAAGAGTATATACCGTGGGTAAAAGTTATTTCCATGCTTATGCTCGTTCCTGCGATCTTTTTCTATTCGCGTCTTGTTGATAGAATTCGTCGGTATCAGTTGCTTATTTTTTATAGTGTTCTTTTTGGGGTAGCCAACTTAGTCTTTGCTTATTACATAGGGCATCCAAGAATTGGAATTCTGAATACCGATGCGCATCCCAGCCGTTTGTTTGGTTGGTTTTTCTACTTTTTTGTTGAGGGGTATTCACCATTTGTAGTGAGTGTATTTTGGGCGTTAGCCAATTCGGTAAATAGTCCTGCTGAAGCAAAAAGAAATTATGGATACATGGTAGCGGGGTCAAAATTTGGAGGTATGGTTTCTGCTGCGATGGCATGGTATATTTTTGGATTAAGTTCTCAGTTAGTAAAACCTTATTTGACACATGTTGCAGCGCACCAAATTATTCTGGTGATATCTACGTTCTTTTTATCACTTGTTCCTATTGTGGCAATACTGTTTATAAAAAAAGTGCCAGGTCATCTGTTGCATGGGTATGAAGCAGCATATCAGTTGGAAAAACATAAAAGTGAATCGGTTGTTCCTGTCAAGCCAAGTATGTTTGCAGGTCTGGAGATGTTTGTAAAATATCCGTATGTTTTGGGTATTTTTGGCATGGTGTTTTTCTATGAGACTGTCTCGACAGTGCTTGGTTATTTACGTCTTGGTGCAGCTGAAGCTGGTGCTGAATCGATATCCGATGTATCTAAGGTGTTATTTGAGATAGCGTTTAAAGCGCATTTTGTTGGCTTTATTATTTCATTGGTTGGGACTCAAGCACTATTGTCTCGACTTGGAACGCGTATTTGTTTAATGTTGATTCCTTTCTCTATGGGAGGTATACTCTTCTATCTTATATTTGAAACCTCACCACAAGCTCTAAGAAATGCATTTGTTGTGTTTACCGCATTGAATTATGCGTTTCTTGCCCCTGTACGTGAAAGCTTGTATTTGCCAACAGTCAAGGAGATTAAGTTTAAGTCAAAATCATGGATTGATGCATTTGGCAGTAAGTTTGCCAAAACAGCTGGGTCTATGTTTAACGTTTTTGCATCAAAAATGGGCGCCGCATTTATGCTTCCTGTGTACTCATTCTTTTTTGCGGGGGTGGTATGCCTATGGTTTGGGGTAGCGTTTTTATTAGGTCGTCGCTTTGAACAGGCAGTCATGAATAACGAAGTTATTGGCTCCGGAGAAGAAAATACGAGAAAGAATGCGGTATAAATTGCATTTTTCTCTTGTTTTGTTACACTTTCAATGAATGAAATAAAATCATAAAGGATGTTTGGATGAGAGATCTTAAAGAATTATTTGGGGAATTGGTAAAAGCAGGCGTTCATTTTGGCCATCAGAAATCTCGTTGGTGTCCTAAAATGAAGCAATATATCTGGGGCTACAAAAATGGAGTTCATCTGATTAATGTTGCCTTAACTGCTGACCATTTAAACAAAGCAGAAAAATTCTTAGAGTCTGTTGCGGCCGAAGGTAAGACCGTTTTATGGGTTGGCACTAAAAAAGCTGCATCAAAAACTATCGCGGAAATTGGTGCTCGATTGAATCAACCGTTTGTAAACCATAGATGGTTGGGTGGAACGTTACTTAACTGGAGTCAGGTTAAAAAGTCTCTGACAAGGCTTCTTCATTACGAAGATATCCTAGTAAAATCGGAATCCAATCCTTTTTACACTAAAAAAGAACTTAATTTATACAAAAAGACTGCCGAAAAGCTTGAAAAAACTGTTGGTGGTATTAGAAAATTGACATTGCCAGTTGGAGCGATTGTTATTGTTGACGTAAGTAAAGAGCAATCAGCTGTTAAAGAAGCTGTCTTAATGGGTGTTCCGATAGTTGCTATTGTTGATACCAATTCAGATCCATCAGATGTTGATTTTGTTATTCCAGGAAATGATGATTCTGTTCAATCAGTTAGTTTGATCTTAAATAAATGTGCTGATGCTGTTGATCGTGGTAGAGAAGCTGTTGCGAAGAAAACAAAAGATGCAAGTGATGCTCTCGTAGCCAAAAAAACTGGCGCTAAAGAAACTGTAGCAGTTGTTGAAGAAGCTCCAAGCGATGTCGAAATAGCATTACAGCAACTTGATGCACAAGAATAGTTTTTTGAAATAAAAAAGTTCAGGTGGCTACACCTTTTTAGGAGAGGTGTCTGAGTGGCCGAAGGAGCATGATTGGAAATCATGTATGTTTCGAAAGGGGCATCGAGGGTTCGAATCCCTCTCTCTCCACCAGACTACGCCGACCGCTCATCCTGAGCTTGTCGAAGGACGTCTGGCACCGCCATAGAAGATTTTGATCTTGGCCATCGCTTTAAAAAAAATATGCCCTTCGTAGCCTTGGCGTAGTAGGGCAAGTTCAATAAAAAGACTTAAAAGTACGCTCGCCATAGCTTTGCGACGGTGAGCAAATAATAATGGGAAAGTAGATAAAGAATAGAGTGCATAATCTGTCAGGTCTGAAAAGAAGCAGCAGGATGTAACAATTTTCTTGTAGATGCTTTCCCATTTTTTTTAACCCCATGTTTTAGCACATCTCCAGCTTCTTTCGATGGGTACCCAATACGGAGCAAAGCGAGGATTGGGTTAAAAGTTGGGGAGATAGATTGTAAATATGTTGTTGTTTAGGATGAATGCTGAATGAGTACTGTTACATTGAATTTAAGTAGAAAATGGCGATCTCAAGATTTTGACCAAATAGTTGGCCAAGAGCTTGCTGTTCGTATTCTTAAAAACAGTCTTTACTTGGGGCATTATTTTCCAGTCTATTTATTCGCTGGTCAACGTGGATGTGGTAAAACATCAACTGCTCGTATTTTTGCGGCAGCAGTTAATTGTCATGCGTTGCCATTATTTCAAAAAGATCCAAAAAAATCATCTATACCTTGTTTGGTTTGTGATTCATGCATTGCAATGCGAGATGGCAACCATCCAGACTTTATTGAAATCGATGCAGCGTCTCACACTGGTGTTGATAATATTCGCAGTATTATTGAATCATCATCTTTGCTTCCTTTGATGGGACGTAAAAGAGTCTATCTTATTGATGAAGCTCATATGTTAAGTAAAGCTGCTTTTAATGCTGCATTAAAAATTTTAGAAGAACCGCCTGCAACGGCGTTGTTCATTTTGGCAACAACTAATCCTCATAAAATTATTGATACTGTTCGATCTCGTTGTTTTCAATTGTTTTTTACATCAATAGCACATACTCCTCTTAAAAATCATTTACAGGTCATTTGTAAAAACGAAAAAATTGCATACACAGATGAAGCATTGGATCTTATTGTGCGACATACTGAAGGTTCAGCGCGTGATGCGTTAAATTTACTTGAACAAGTCAGATTTTCTAGTTCTGTGGTGAATAAAGAAGCGGTGCTTTCTTTGCTTGGTCACATTGATGATCAACAGATCATGAACCTCATACAATTAACCATGCAGGGATCGTCTACGGAGTTAGTGCAACTGTTGCATTTATTACATATTGATCAGCACAAAGCAGAGTTTGTGTGGCAACGCATGGTTGTACTATTGCGAGCGTTGCTGTGGATTAAGTATGGTGTGCGACCGCATGAACTTGTTTCTTCAGTTAAAATGCTGGAAGATAATGCGCGATTATATTCTTTGATTGATCTGCATCATATGGTTGAAGCTTTGTATACTCATGAAGAATTGTTCCTTAAAACAGCAATGCAGCATATCTTTTTGGAAATGATTTTGCTTGGTTTATGTCAACAAAAAGATAAAAAAAAGACTGACAATGGTAATGGATCAGCTCCTTGTGCGCTAGGTGTTGTTGCTCATGATGGTGAAACTGAAGATGGAGATGACGATGATGAAGATGCGGA encodes the following:
- the rpsB gene encoding 30S ribosomal protein S2: MRDLKELFGELVKAGVHFGHQKSRWCPKMKQYIWGYKNGVHLINVALTADHLNKAEKFLESVAAEGKTVLWVGTKKAASKTIAEIGARLNQPFVNHRWLGGTLLNWSQVKKSLTRLLHYEDILVKSESNPFYTKKELNLYKKTAEKLEKTVGGIRKLTLPVGAIVIVDVSKEQSAVKEAVLMGVPIVAIVDTNSDPSDVDFVIPGNDDSVQSVSLILNKCADAVDRGREAVAKKTKDASDALVAKKTGAKETVAVVEEAPSDVEIALQQLDAQE
- the dnaX gene encoding DNA polymerase III subunit gamma/tau, which encodes MSTVTLNLSRKWRSQDFDQIVGQELAVRILKNSLYLGHYFPVYLFAGQRGCGKTSTARIFAAAVNCHALPLFQKDPKKSSIPCLVCDSCIAMRDGNHPDFIEIDAASHTGVDNIRSIIESSSLLPLMGRKRVYLIDEAHMLSKAAFNAALKILEEPPATALFILATTNPHKIIDTVRSRCFQLFFTSIAHTPLKNHLQVICKNEKIAYTDEALDLIVRHTEGSARDALNLLEQVRFSSSVVNKEAVLSLLGHIDDQQIMNLIQLTMQGSSTELVQLLHLLHIDQHKAEFVWQRMVVLLRALLWIKYGVRPHELVSSVKMLEDNARLYSLIDLHHMVEALYTHEELFLKTAMQHIFLEMILLGLCQQKDKKKTDNGNGSAPCALGVVAHDGETEDGDDDDEDADDADEDEVKSYDRQWQRFVGKVESLNDPLVSSVFKQARFIAYTADTHQVSVELSKDFILFKEWLESSQVLWQPLLREFFSSQAMLDTQFTGTQKVEITKKQKSDDAVVAVKSSVMQHKEKPLSSRPQEQFRGSSRYNTPKSVVAVNKNDLRIDVSDEDTWKKATMLMRHFPGVVTEIRENQ
- a CDS encoding Npt1/Npt2 family nucleotide transporter, which produces MGSKIKQMVRGLFDIEPQERMKLFFLSLLYFLVVGAYTITRDLKSSIFLGTVGKEYIPWVKVISMLMLVPAIFFYSRLVDRIRRYQLLIFYSVLFGVANLVFAYYIGHPRIGILNTDAHPSRLFGWFFYFFVEGYSPFVVSVFWALANSVNSPAEAKRNYGYMVAGSKFGGMVSAAMAWYIFGLSSQLVKPYLTHVAAHQIILVISTFFLSLVPIVAILFIKKVPGHLLHGYEAAYQLEKHKSESVVPVKPSMFAGLEMFVKYPYVLGIFGMVFFYETVSTVLGYLRLGAAEAGAESISDVSKVLFEIAFKAHFVGFIISLVGTQALLSRLGTRICLMLIPFSMGGILFYLIFETSPQALRNAFVVFTALNYAFLAPVRESLYLPTVKEIKFKSKSWIDAFGSKFAKTAGSMFNVFASKMGAAFMLPVYSFFFAGVVCLWFGVAFLLGRRFEQAVMNNEVIGSGEENTRKNAV